A stretch of Dietzia lutea DNA encodes these proteins:
- a CDS encoding YihY/virulence factor BrkB family protein, translating into MASSQPLAARARRGLRTVRMVLVRSVAEFLRDRGPDLAGSLTYYGVLSLFPAVLVVVSLLGVFGQGSRTVDAVMDMLSDVAPSEVLDPVRGPVEALVTTPAAGTALLVGTAVALWSASRYVRALGRAMNAMFGIEEGRPPWRLLPAGLALTALLIVLVAVGGVALAFSGPVAETVGDWIGLGDTALAVWGVAKWPAAVVAVILALAILYRFAPNISGRRFSWVSLGAAAALAIMGVATAGLSFFVSNFGNFNRVYGSLAGVIVFLLWLWLVNMAVVFGVRLDAEVLRVRQLRSGIAAEEVIQVTPRDTRACEWENRRREKMIAEYRTLRRERDDETGRDDGTTPDDEASRDSEASDPTPSRIAGTGEEQRRAE; encoded by the coding sequence ATGGCCAGCTCGCAACCCCTCGCCGCCCGTGCCCGACGCGGACTGCGCACCGTTCGCATGGTGCTCGTCCGTTCGGTGGCGGAGTTCCTCCGTGACCGTGGCCCGGACCTCGCCGGTTCGCTCACCTACTACGGGGTGCTCTCGCTGTTTCCGGCTGTGCTGGTGGTGGTGTCGCTGCTCGGTGTCTTCGGGCAGGGCTCCAGGACGGTGGACGCGGTGATGGACATGCTCTCCGACGTCGCGCCGTCGGAGGTGCTCGACCCGGTGCGCGGACCGGTCGAAGCGCTGGTCACGACTCCCGCCGCGGGTACCGCGCTCCTCGTGGGTACGGCGGTCGCATTGTGGTCGGCGTCGCGATACGTGCGTGCGCTCGGCAGGGCCATGAACGCGATGTTCGGCATCGAGGAAGGGCGGCCGCCGTGGCGACTGCTACCCGCGGGTCTCGCGCTGACGGCGCTGCTGATCGTCCTGGTCGCCGTCGGCGGGGTGGCACTGGCGTTCAGTGGCCCGGTGGCGGAGACGGTGGGCGACTGGATCGGACTCGGCGACACGGCGCTGGCCGTGTGGGGAGTGGCCAAGTGGCCGGCTGCCGTGGTCGCGGTGATCCTGGCGTTGGCGATCCTCTACCGGTTCGCGCCCAACATCTCCGGGCGCCGATTCTCGTGGGTGTCGCTGGGGGCCGCCGCCGCGTTGGCGATCATGGGCGTCGCCACGGCCGGTCTGAGCTTCTTCGTCTCTAACTTCGGCAATTTCAACCGCGTGTACGGCTCGCTGGCCGGCGTGATCGTCTTTCTCCTGTGGCTGTGGCTGGTCAACATGGCCGTGGTCTTCGGGGTGCGTCTCGATGCAGAGGTGCTGAGGGTCCGGCAGCTGCGGTCCGGCATCGCGGCCGAGGAGGTCATCCAGGTGACGCCGCGTGACACCCGGGCCTGCGAGTGGGAGAACCGCCGCCGCGAGAAGATGATCGCGGAGTACCGCACGCTCCGGCGCGAGCGCGATGACGAGACCGGTCGCGACGACGGTACGACTCCCGACGACGAGGCGAGTCGCGATAGCGAGGCCAGCGATCCGACGCCGAGCAGAATCGCCGGGACCGGCGAAGAGCAGCGCCGCGCCGAGTAG
- a CDS encoding C4-dicarboxylate TRAP transporter substrate-binding protein, with protein sequence MNITSKGHAVRRTALALTMVGALAATSCSGGHRITGDSLQTMDPITLRYGDYTTVSSAGPFRSFAEQVERESGGKITFDEYWGGSLVKGAEMAQAVRGGIVDMGMFTPSYYPSEFPMTDWTTQMASVVEPEYPLGMLQAFAGGSEFALTDPLIEEQFSDQDIKLLFTWTPSTNYHLVCKEPVNSLADARGKRVRSGGAFNYGEIEALGMVPVTLPTGEIYEGLQRGVIDCSLANGKIMIALGLWEVAKHYADIPFSSYTQYVIMNEDVWNRLPEDARQVIDEARLTWFDGYLREEGIVLHQRLLAEGADKGVSFYDADPEIKDTLEAHQEQSLRTLPDRAPEDLEDPEGTVERYRLIMADWKARLEHMGYNDPSLSEIPDDPENVEIDLAPYQQTVRSELFPRTTP encoded by the coding sequence ATGAACATCACCAGCAAGGGCCACGCGGTGCGACGCACGGCGCTCGCCTTGACGATGGTCGGAGCGCTCGCAGCAACCTCCTGCTCCGGTGGGCACCGCATCACCGGCGACAGCCTCCAGACGATGGATCCGATCACCCTCCGCTACGGCGATTACACGACGGTGTCCTCGGCGGGTCCATTCCGCTCGTTCGCCGAGCAGGTGGAGCGCGAGTCCGGGGGCAAGATCACCTTTGACGAATACTGGGGCGGGAGCCTCGTCAAGGGTGCCGAGATGGCACAGGCGGTTCGTGGGGGAATCGTCGACATGGGCATGTTCACCCCGAGTTACTACCCGTCGGAGTTCCCGATGACCGACTGGACAACTCAGATGGCCAGCGTCGTCGAGCCGGAGTACCCGCTGGGAATGCTGCAGGCCTTCGCCGGAGGGAGCGAATTTGCCCTCACGGACCCGCTGATCGAGGAGCAGTTCTCGGATCAGGACATCAAACTCCTCTTCACCTGGACCCCGTCGACCAACTACCACCTCGTGTGCAAGGAGCCCGTGAACAGCCTCGCGGATGCGAGGGGTAAGAGGGTCCGAAGCGGGGGTGCCTTCAACTACGGCGAGATCGAAGCCCTCGGGATGGTCCCGGTGACGCTGCCGACAGGCGAGATCTACGAGGGACTTCAGCGGGGAGTGATCGACTGTTCACTGGCCAACGGCAAGATCATGATCGCTCTGGGACTGTGGGAGGTCGCCAAGCACTACGCCGACATCCCGTTCTCCAGCTACACGCAGTACGTGATCATGAACGAGGACGTCTGGAACAGGCTCCCCGAAGATGCTCGCCAGGTGATCGACGAGGCCCGGCTGACGTGGTTCGACGGCTACCTCCGCGAGGAGGGAATCGTTCTACACCAGCGGCTGCTCGCCGAGGGCGCCGACAAGGGCGTGAGCTTTTATGACGCCGATCCCGAGATCAAGGACACCCTCGAGGCCCATCAGGAGCAGTCGCTGCGCACTCTCCCCGATCGCGCGCCCGAGGACCTCGAGGACCCAGAAGGCACGGTCGAGCGATACCGCCTGATCATGGCCGACTGGAAAGCCCGCCTGGAGCACATGGGCTACAACGATCCGTCTCTATCCGAGATCCCCGACGACCCCGAGAACGTCGAGATCGACCTGGCTCCGTACCAGCAGACGGTCCGGTCCGAGCTCTTTCCCCGCACCACGCCCTGA
- a CDS encoding TRAP transporter small permease subunit, whose translation MDTATDAERRIPGQKALSRVLYASAVIAGIATLAMGVHIAADVGFRNLGGAPLPGTLEITQNWSMVVIVMLAMGYAERIGEHINATILTQYLDPVSRWWSDLIVRLLMFLFVSALTYYSILAAIFAVQVQQIALGAITIPIWPVKIVLALGFALFALQLLMSVISLVTNDRTRKSNV comes from the coding sequence ATGGACACCGCTACTGATGCGGAGCGTCGCATCCCGGGCCAGAAGGCCCTCTCCCGGGTGCTATACGCCAGTGCAGTCATCGCCGGTATCGCCACCCTCGCAATGGGCGTTCACATCGCCGCGGACGTCGGCTTCCGCAATCTTGGTGGCGCTCCCCTACCAGGCACCCTTGAGATCACTCAGAACTGGTCGATGGTGGTGATCGTGATGTTGGCAATGGGTTACGCGGAGAGAATCGGCGAACACATCAACGCCACAATCCTCACCCAGTACCTGGATCCAGTCTCCCGCTGGTGGTCTGACCTGATCGTCAGACTGCTGATGTTTCTGTTCGTCTCGGCACTCACCTACTACTCGATCCTGGCGGCGATCTTTGCTGTTCAGGTCCAGCAGATCGCCCTCGGCGCGATCACGATCCCGATCTGGCCGGTGAAAATCGTGCTCGCGCTCGGGTTCGCCCTGTTCGCACTCCAGCTCCTGATGTCGGTCATCAGTCTGGTGACCAACGACCGCACGAGGAAGTCCAATGTCTGA